The following are from one region of the Vibrio rarus genome:
- the arsJ gene encoding organoarsenical effux MFS transporter ArsJ translates to MLSTLDKSVRQYMLVTFNYWNFTLTDGALRMLVVLYFYDLGYGSLAIASLFLFYEFFGVVTNLVGGWLGARLGLNRTMNVGLAMQIAALLMLAMPAAWLTIPWVMAAQAFSGIAKDLNKMSAKSAIKTLVPDEKQGALYKWVAILTGSKNALKGAGFFMGGLLLSGLGFQGAVLAMATVLCFVLLCSLFYLENDMGKAKNKPKFTQLFSKSESINVLSAARLFLFGARDVWFVVALPIYLGSVFGWNHSMVGGFLAIWVIAYGVVQGVAPNITGKAQGKVPDGKVALLWVVLLSIVTGAIAYGVQIGWHPEWVIVGGLLIFGAIFAVNSSLHSYLIVSYAKGDGVSMDVGFYYMANALGRLIGTVLSGWVFQIAGLAACLWVSFAFLVLASLISLKLPQWRPQETKKAG, encoded by the coding sequence ATGCTATCAACGTTAGATAAAAGTGTTCGCCAATATATGTTGGTGACATTCAACTATTGGAACTTCACTTTAACCGATGGTGCTTTGCGTATGCTGGTGGTGCTGTATTTCTATGATTTAGGGTACGGCAGTTTGGCCATCGCGTCGCTATTCTTGTTTTATGAGTTTTTTGGGGTAGTGACTAATCTTGTTGGCGGATGGCTTGGGGCAAGGCTTGGTTTAAATCGCACTATGAATGTGGGGTTGGCCATGCAAATAGCGGCGTTACTGATGCTGGCTATGCCCGCTGCGTGGTTAACGATTCCTTGGGTGATGGCGGCACAAGCTTTTTCTGGTATTGCGAAAGATCTTAATAAAATGAGCGCCAAAAGCGCCATAAAAACCTTAGTTCCTGATGAGAAGCAAGGTGCCTTATATAAGTGGGTGGCCATTTTAACCGGCTCGAAAAATGCACTAAAAGGCGCGGGTTTTTTTATGGGTGGCCTTTTACTTTCGGGGTTAGGTTTTCAAGGAGCCGTGCTCGCTATGGCGACGGTGCTGTGTTTTGTGTTGCTATGTAGTTTGTTTTATTTAGAAAACGATATGGGCAAGGCGAAGAATAAACCGAAGTTTACTCAACTATTTTCTAAGTCTGAAAGTATTAACGTTTTATCGGCGGCAAGGTTATTTTTGTTTGGCGCAAGAGACGTATGGTTTGTGGTTGCCCTACCGATTTATTTAGGCAGTGTATTTGGCTGGAACCACTCAATGGTGGGCGGTTTTCTAGCGATTTGGGTCATTGCTTATGGGGTCGTTCAAGGTGTTGCGCCGAACATTACCGGCAAGGCTCAAGGGAAAGTGCCAGATGGTAAAGTCGCGTTACTATGGGTGGTCTTGCTATCCATTGTGACCGGTGCCATTGCATATGGTGTACAAATTGGCTGGCACCCTGAGTGGGTAATCGTGGGTGGCCTGTTAATCTTTGGCGCTATATTTGCGGTCAACTCCTCCTTACATTCTTACTTAATCGTCAGTTATGCAAAGGGTGATGGGGTGTCGATGGATGTTGGTTTTTATTATATGGCCAATGCGTTAGGACGCTTAATTGGAACGGTTCTCTCGGGGTGGGTTTTCCAAATAGCGGGGTTAGCGGCCTGTCTTTGGGTGTCGTTTGCCTTTCTTGTTTTAGCGAGCCTTATATCGCTAAAACTCCCTCAATGGCGACCACAAGAAACAAAAAAAGCTGGCTAG
- a CDS encoding acyltransferase produces MRQRVLFFDLARCVAAIAVIAIHVLAPYRNQYGEIPFEQWFTAISVNSVSRWAVPVFILISGALMLSDKRPFDFQYYVKRRLGKVLIPFIVWSFFYAYLSGWSVAGFDGSHAMQVLIAGLDHATYYHLGFFYYFIPLYFVIPFLQIMVRRFDDKALYALTALWLLSSTLFLLRIDGMWSHSLWLYAGLLPLGYILYQKVPLTKANVTMFTLLGVVAFIVTIYQVTHLTIQAEEYTFGRWLSYKTLNTVLAASMIFMLCRYFGEGLPATANKVVGFISAHSLGIYILHPIFLWPMLQYDWYDGHPAWVIPMWIVISGGGALLISWLISRTRKLAWLLP; encoded by the coding sequence ATGAGACAAAGGGTATTATTTTTTGATCTTGCCAGATGTGTCGCTGCCATCGCAGTGATCGCAATTCATGTATTAGCGCCATATCGGAATCAATATGGTGAGATCCCATTTGAGCAATGGTTTACTGCAATAAGTGTTAATAGTGTGAGTCGCTGGGCTGTACCTGTATTTATTTTAATTTCAGGGGCTTTAATGCTCAGTGATAAAAGGCCGTTTGATTTTCAGTACTATGTGAAACGTCGCCTAGGAAAGGTATTGATTCCTTTTATCGTATGGTCGTTCTTTTACGCTTATCTGTCTGGGTGGAGTGTTGCTGGGTTTGATGGGAGTCATGCCATGCAGGTGCTTATCGCCGGTTTGGATCATGCCACCTATTATCATTTGGGTTTTTTCTATTATTTCATTCCGTTGTATTTCGTTATCCCATTTTTACAAATAATGGTGCGTCGTTTTGATGACAAGGCGCTATATGCTTTGACCGCCTTGTGGCTATTGAGTAGCACGCTGTTCTTATTGCGTATTGATGGGATGTGGAGTCACTCATTGTGGTTATATGCAGGCTTGCTCCCCCTTGGCTATATCTTGTATCAAAAGGTGCCATTAACTAAAGCGAATGTGACGATGTTTACCTTGCTGGGGGTGGTGGCTTTTATCGTGACCATCTATCAGGTCACTCACCTTACGATACAAGCTGAGGAGTACACGTTTGGTCGTTGGCTCTCTTATAAGACTTTAAATACGGTATTAGCGGCCAGTATGATATTTATGCTCTGTCGCTATTTTGGAGAGGGGCTCCCTGCTACAGCCAATAAAGTCGTCGGCTTTATTAGTGCTCATAGCTTAGGCATTTACATACTACATCCTATTTTTCTTTGGCCAATGCTGCAGTATGACTGGTATGACGGGCATCCAGCATGGGTGATACCTATGTGGATTGTTATCAGTGGAGGAGGAGCCTTGTTGATCAGTTGGCTAATTTCCCGTACCCGCAAGCTCGCTTGGCTACTGCCATAG
- a CDS encoding DUF2500 domain-containing protein, translating to MPTSLFTALLITSFTITALIYLIKRRRGPNTAPTEQTATVTIIDKKITQISDSESATQGQEYWISVQKGPLRSKRDFKVGIHYYHALLPGYRGELTHQGETFLGFTLKR from the coding sequence ATGCCAACATCACTATTTACTGCGCTGCTTATCACAAGCTTTACCATTACAGCGTTAATTTACTTAATCAAACGCAGACGTGGCCCTAATACAGCGCCCACAGAACAAACGGCGACGGTGACGATAATTGATAAGAAAATCACTCAGATCTCTGATAGTGAATCAGCAACGCAAGGTCAGGAATACTGGATAAGCGTACAAAAAGGCCCTTTACGCTCAAAACGCGATTTTAAGGTAGGCATTCATTACTATCACGCACTCTTACCTGGCTACCGTGGTGAACTCACTCACCAAGGGGAAACCTTTTTAGGATTTACCCTAAAACGCTAA
- a CDS encoding DUF4145 domain-containing protein, with protein sequence MSDIDQVVTRTRRIEGLLRTRFHARGRGLHQLITDSEERLPREVIAKLRYVATVRNKMLQEDNFELEDRKQFVQICTLCEKELTPRSGRFIWGVAIALMTLLTVAAAFFYYVNWAEFSVHL encoded by the coding sequence ATGTCAGATATTGATCAAGTGGTCACACGAACAAGACGTATTGAGGGGCTATTACGTACCCGCTTTCATGCTCGTGGCCGAGGGCTTCATCAGTTAATCACCGATAGTGAAGAGCGCTTGCCTCGTGAGGTGATTGCGAAACTGCGTTATGTGGCTACTGTGCGCAATAAGATGCTGCAGGAAGATAACTTTGAGTTAGAAGATAGAAAGCAGTTTGTGCAGATATGCACTTTGTGTGAGAAAGAGCTAACACCGAGAAGTGGGCGTTTTATTTGGGGAGTGGCGATTGCTCTCATGACTTTACTGACGGTCGCCGCAGCCTTCTTTTATTATGTTAATTGGGCAGAATTTAGTGTCCATCTTTAG
- a CDS encoding YecH family metal-binding protein, with product MSVHAHKILNQLREQPMTKAELNAWVATEFGENTEFRTCSKEGFDFDAILTFFLSREKIVLDGDKFKVNESNICSHN from the coding sequence ATGTCTGTACATGCACACAAAATATTAAATCAACTGCGCGAGCAACCAATGACAAAAGCAGAGCTGAATGCTTGGGTGGCGACAGAGTTTGGTGAGAACACAGAGTTTCGAACTTGCAGTAAAGAAGGTTTTGATTTCGATGCTATCCTCACTTTTTTCTTATCAAGAGAAAAAATTGTGCTTGATGGCGATAAATTCAAAGTGAATGAATCTAACATTTGCTCTCATAACTAA
- a CDS encoding dipeptide ABC transporter ATP-binding protein, translating into MSLLEVKNLRIEYPSRHGVHAAVKSLSFNIERGEIVGVVGESGAGKSTVGNGVIDLLSPPGVIAGGEVFLDGEKISGLSSQKMRQVRGSKIGFIFQDPMTSLNPLFTVEHQLKETIHANMNVSDEEAYRRSLELMNKVGIPQPENRLKQYPHQFSGGMRQRVVIAIALAGEPDLIIADEPTTALDVSIQDQILTLIRDLCIQQNVGCMLVTHDMGVVSNVTDRVAVMYRGDLVEFGATSKVLGDPDHPYTRSLISAVPRSDVKLDRFPLVSYIEEATEHAPLDVKNHWLGQSQDQRNYTGPLLNVENVDLRFITKDSLFESRREYVQASNDVSFKVFEGETFGLVGESGSGKSTIARVIAGLYAPDAGKVTFEGIDLTGLKNEKQRRPMRRQMQMVFQNPYTSMNPRMKIFDIIAEPIRFHKLTANETETRQIVNDLLDHVGLGRMAAVKYPHEFSGGQRQRISIARALATRPRLLICDEPTSALDVSVQAQILNLLKDLQDELNLTMLFISHDLPVIRQMCDRIGVMQKGTLLEVAPTEQLFKSPQHEYSQHLISLMPEFKGLREGSDEVAELA; encoded by the coding sequence ATGTCATTATTAGAAGTAAAAAACCTTCGCATTGAGTACCCGTCAAGGCACGGTGTTCACGCAGCAGTAAAATCCCTCTCTTTCAATATTGAGCGTGGCGAAATTGTGGGTGTTGTTGGTGAGTCAGGTGCGGGAAAATCGACCGTCGGTAACGGTGTTATTGATCTATTGAGCCCTCCTGGGGTCATTGCCGGTGGTGAAGTATTTTTAGATGGAGAGAAAATCTCCGGACTATCGTCACAAAAAATGCGTCAAGTACGCGGGTCTAAAATAGGGTTTATTTTTCAAGATCCTATGACCTCTTTAAACCCATTATTTACCGTAGAACATCAATTAAAAGAAACCATTCATGCCAATATGAATGTCTCTGACGAAGAGGCGTATAGACGCTCTTTAGAGTTGATGAATAAGGTGGGTATTCCTCAGCCAGAGAACCGCTTAAAGCAATATCCTCACCAATTTTCTGGTGGTATGCGTCAGCGCGTTGTTATTGCTATTGCCTTAGCCGGTGAGCCCGATCTGATTATTGCCGATGAGCCAACTACGGCATTGGACGTTTCTATTCAAGATCAAATACTGACTCTGATTCGTGATTTATGCATTCAGCAAAACGTCGGTTGCATGTTAGTCACGCACGATATGGGCGTGGTTTCGAACGTAACTGACCGCGTTGCAGTGATGTACCGAGGCGATCTTGTTGAATTTGGAGCAACCAGCAAAGTACTGGGCGACCCAGATCATCCCTATACCCGAAGCCTTATCTCGGCAGTGCCTCGTTCGGATGTGAAATTAGACCGATTCCCATTAGTGAGTTATATCGAAGAGGCCACAGAGCATGCCCCGTTAGATGTGAAAAATCACTGGCTGGGTCAAAGCCAAGATCAGCGAAATTATACGGGACCACTATTAAATGTGGAGAATGTCGATCTTCGTTTTATCACTAAAGATTCCTTATTTGAAAGTCGCAGAGAGTATGTTCAAGCATCCAATGATGTCAGCTTTAAAGTGTTTGAAGGTGAGACGTTTGGCTTAGTGGGCGAATCCGGCTCAGGTAAGTCAACTATCGCCCGTGTCATTGCTGGTTTGTATGCTCCTGATGCAGGTAAAGTGACTTTTGAGGGGATTGATTTAACGGGCTTAAAGAACGAAAAACAGCGTCGTCCAATGCGTCGCCAAATGCAGATGGTATTCCAAAACCCTTATACCTCTATGAATCCGCGCATGAAGATTTTCGATATCATTGCTGAGCCTATCCGCTTTCACAAATTGACCGCCAATGAAACGGAAACTCGTCAGATCGTCAATGATCTGTTGGATCATGTTGGTTTGGGGCGCATGGCGGCGGTGAAGTACCCTCATGAATTTTCTGGTGGTCAGCGTCAGCGTATTTCTATTGCGCGAGCCCTTGCTACTCGCCCAAGGTTATTGATTTGTGATGAGCCTACCTCAGCACTGGATGTGTCGGTGCAGGCGCAAATCTTGAACCTTCTGAAAGACCTGCAGGATGAACTGAATTTAACCATGTTGTTTATCAGTCACGATTTACCTGTTATTCGCCAGATGTGTGACCGCATTGGTGTGATGCAAAAAGGGACCTTATTAGAAGTTGCGCCTACGGAGCAATTATTTAAGTCGCCACAACATGAGTACAGCCAACATTTAATCTCATTAATGCCCGAGTTCAAAGGTTTGCGCGAAGGCAGTGATGAAGTCGCAGAATTAGCTTAG
- a CDS encoding ABC transporter substrate-binding protein, with amino-acid sequence MKTIKTKLAVALAVAGLAFNVAAADIKVAYDADPVSLDPQEQLSGGTLQLSHMIFDPLVRYKQDLSFEPRLATKWERINETTMRFTLRQGVKFHSGNTLTADDVVWTFARLKDSPDFKAIFAPFEKVTKVDDYTFDLVSKGAFPLVLQTAAYIFPMDSKFYTGKTADGKDKSEIVKHGNSFASTHVSGTGPFIVTSREQGVKVEFKRFDGYWDKESKGNVDHLTLVPIKEDATRVAALLSGGVDMIAPVSPNDHKRVESAKGVDLVTLPGTRLISLQMNQNSNPALKDVRVRQAIVYAINNDGIAKKIMKGFATTAGQQGPEGYAGYVAELQPRYDLKKAKQLMKEAGYADGFSLTMIAPNNRYVNDAKIAQAAAAMLAKIGIRVDLKTMPKAQYWPEFDKCAADMLMIGWHADTEDSANFTEFLTMTRNEETGKGQYNCGHYSNPEVDKLVEAANVETDPAKRAQMLQKVEKTLYDEAAFVPLHWQNLAWGAKSNVEIKPIVNAMNFPYFGDLVVK; translated from the coding sequence ATGAAAACCATTAAGACCAAATTGGCTGTAGCACTTGCAGTCGCTGGCCTTGCCTTTAACGTAGCCGCCGCAGATATCAAAGTCGCTTATGATGCTGATCCTGTCTCTCTTGATCCACAAGAGCAGCTATCTGGCGGTACGCTTCAGTTATCACATATGATTTTTGATCCATTGGTACGTTATAAGCAGGATTTGTCGTTTGAACCTCGCTTAGCCACTAAGTGGGAGCGTATCAATGAGACAACTATGCGTTTTACCCTGCGCCAAGGTGTTAAATTTCATTCAGGTAATACACTAACAGCTGATGATGTGGTGTGGACCTTTGCTCGTTTGAAAGATTCTCCAGACTTTAAAGCAATTTTTGCCCCATTTGAAAAAGTGACAAAAGTTGATGACTACACATTTGATCTTGTTTCTAAAGGTGCTTTCCCGCTAGTTCTACAGACAGCGGCTTATATTTTCCCTATGGATAGCAAGTTCTACACAGGTAAAACCGCAGACGGTAAAGACAAATCTGAGATTGTGAAGCACGGTAACTCCTTTGCTTCAACTCACGTATCAGGTACGGGTCCATTTATCGTTACATCTCGTGAGCAAGGCGTAAAAGTAGAATTTAAACGTTTTGATGGTTACTGGGATAAAGAGTCAAAAGGCAACGTTGATCATCTAACACTCGTGCCAATCAAGGAAGATGCGACTCGTGTGGCTGCACTACTTTCTGGTGGCGTGGACATGATTGCTCCGGTATCACCTAACGATCATAAACGTGTTGAGTCGGCTAAAGGCGTTGACCTAGTGACGCTACCGGGCACGCGTTTAATCTCTTTGCAAATGAATCAAAACAGCAACCCAGCGCTTAAAGATGTGCGCGTTCGTCAAGCTATCGTATATGCCATCAACAATGACGGTATTGCTAAGAAAATCATGAAAGGGTTTGCGACTACTGCAGGCCAGCAAGGTCCTGAAGGTTACGCTGGCTATGTGGCTGAACTTCAGCCTCGCTATGACTTGAAAAAAGCGAAGCAACTTATGAAAGAAGCCGGTTATGCCGATGGTTTCTCTCTTACCATGATTGCACCAAACAACCGTTACGTGAACGATGCAAAAATTGCCCAAGCAGCCGCAGCAATGTTGGCGAAAATTGGCATCCGTGTCGATCTGAAAACAATGCCTAAAGCGCAATACTGGCCTGAGTTTGATAAGTGTGCAGCAGACATGCTAATGATTGGTTGGCACGCTGATACAGAAGATTCAGCAAACTTCACTGAGTTCTTAACCATGACTCGCAATGAAGAAACAGGTAAAGGTCAGTACAACTGTGGCCATTACTCTAACCCTGAGGTGGATAAACTAGTAGAAGCGGCGAACGTGGAAACTGATCCGGCGAAACGCGCTCAGATGCTACAAAAAGTAGAGAAGACTTTGTACGATGAGGCGGCATTTGTACCACTACATTGGCAGAACCTTGCATGGGGTGCGAAATCTAATGTTGAGATCAAGCCAATCGTGAACGCAATGAACTTCCCTTACTTTGGCGATCTAGTTGTTAAATAA
- a CDS encoding ABC transporter permease, producing MFSFLVKRLYQALVVMFVISLVAFAIQDNLGDPLRELVGQSVSQAERQALRDELGLNDPFITKYTRFITAAVQGDLGTSYFFKRPAVDVILDKLVATLELVFGATAIIVVLSIPLGVYSAINPKSLFTKVVMAMSSVGISIPVFLTAIMLMYIFSITLGWLPSYGRGETANILGWESGFFTVDGFKHLVLPCVSLASIMLPLFIRLVRSEMLEVLSSEYIKFGKAKGLPLKKIHYQHALKNTLLPVLTVGGVQIGTMVAYTILTETVFQWPGTGFLFLEAINRVDTPLITAYVIFVGLIFVVTNTIVDLLYGLINPTVNITGKGA from the coding sequence ATGTTTTCGTTTCTAGTCAAGCGCCTATATCAGGCACTGGTAGTGATGTTTGTGATCAGTTTGGTGGCGTTTGCTATCCAAGATAATCTTGGTGATCCCTTACGTGAATTAGTGGGTCAGTCGGTATCTCAAGCCGAGCGCCAAGCTCTGCGTGATGAACTGGGCTTAAATGATCCGTTTATAACAAAATACACTCGATTTATTACTGCTGCCGTGCAGGGTGATTTGGGTACGTCGTATTTCTTCAAACGTCCCGCTGTGGATGTGATTCTTGATAAGCTAGTGGCAACGTTGGAGCTAGTATTTGGTGCAACTGCGATTATTGTGGTGCTCTCCATTCCACTCGGGGTCTATTCGGCAATAAATCCGAAAAGCTTATTCACCAAAGTGGTCATGGCCATGAGTTCGGTAGGGATTTCGATACCGGTATTCTTGACCGCGATAATGCTGATGTACATTTTCTCCATCACTTTAGGCTGGCTTCCGTCCTATGGACGAGGGGAAACGGCGAATATCCTCGGCTGGGAGTCGGGCTTTTTCACCGTTGATGGATTTAAGCATTTAGTACTGCCTTGCGTTTCTTTGGCATCCATCATGTTACCTCTGTTTATCCGTTTGGTTCGCTCTGAAATGCTGGAAGTGTTGAGCTCAGAATACATTAAATTTGGTAAGGCTAAAGGTCTGCCACTTAAGAAAATCCATTATCAACACGCGCTGAAAAACACCCTTTTACCTGTGTTGACGGTAGGGGGCGTGCAGATAGGTACTATGGTGGCATACACCATATTAACGGAAACGGTCTTCCAGTGGCCGGGTACAGGGTTCCTGTTCCTTGAAGCTATCAACCGTGTTGATACGCCGTTGATCACCGCTTACGTTATTTTTGTAGGGCTCATTTTTGTGGTGACGAATACCATTGTTGACCTGCTGTATGGCTTAATTAACCCAACCGTCAATATCACCGGCAAAGGAGCATAA
- a CDS encoding ABC transporter permease, with the protein MEQTAQAPSRWQRFKSSDIVYYFLRDKVAMFSAFVFACFLLAALAAPIIAPSDPYDLTSIDIMNSELPPSWMEEGDAQFVLGTDEQGRDIFSTILYGSRLSLTIGFLAVGLQLVLGIVIGLSAGYFGGRIDSFLMRFADIQLSFSTMMVAIIVSAIFKASFGSAFYSEYAVIMLVVIIGVAEWPQYARTIRASVLAEKKKEYVEAARVMGFKAPRIMFRHILPNCLSPILVISTVQIANAIMSEAALSFLGLGLPVDQPSLGALISTGFNYIFSGAWWITAFPGIVLVTLVLVINLLGDWLRDVFNPKLYKG; encoded by the coding sequence ATGGAACAAACAGCACAAGCTCCAAGTCGTTGGCAGCGTTTTAAAAGCTCAGATATTGTTTATTATTTTTTGCGCGACAAAGTGGCGATGTTCTCCGCTTTTGTTTTCGCTTGTTTTTTGCTGGCGGCTCTTGCTGCGCCAATTATTGCGCCCTCTGACCCATACGACCTGACATCTATCGATATTATGAACTCAGAGTTGCCCCCATCTTGGATGGAAGAGGGGGATGCACAGTTTGTTTTAGGTACCGATGAGCAAGGCCGTGATATTTTTTCAACCATACTGTATGGCTCAAGACTGTCCCTCACTATTGGTTTTCTTGCGGTAGGCTTACAGCTAGTTTTAGGCATTGTGATTGGTTTGTCAGCGGGTTACTTCGGTGGTCGCATTGATAGCTTCTTGATGCGTTTTGCCGATATTCAGTTGTCGTTTTCTACCATGATGGTAGCGATTATTGTCTCTGCCATATTTAAAGCCAGTTTTGGTAGTGCTTTTTACAGTGAGTATGCGGTGATCATGCTGGTGGTGATTATCGGTGTGGCTGAGTGGCCTCAATATGCTCGAACGATACGAGCCTCTGTATTGGCGGAAAAGAAAAAAGAGTACGTGGAAGCTGCGCGAGTGATGGGCTTTAAAGCACCTAGAATCATGTTCCGCCATATTTTACCTAACTGTTTATCACCTATTTTGGTGATTTCAACGGTGCAGATTGCTAATGCTATTATGTCGGAAGCGGCGCTGTCGTTTCTTGGTTTAGGTCTCCCAGTTGATCAGCCTTCATTAGGGGCGCTGATCAGTACCGGCTTTAATTACATTTTCTCTGGAGCATGGTGGATTACCGCTTTCCCAGGCATTGTATTGGTGACGTTAGTGTTGGTGATTAACCTGCTAGGTGATTGGCTACGTGATGTGTTTAACCCGAAATTGTACAAAGGTTAA
- a CDS encoding amidase family protein — translation MKFNLSLLALATSVVLSGCGADKSAPDTQTSKDTSQPTTSSVTTSPATTDSPTTTVPEQPSYPATQKPDPYQFISDIEGWTDIKADQATPDQHKKDGFEATSEPADYYGKVYRNFKQFDETLAGFDYDAFAPLILGHTINELQQAMKDGQLTSVDLTKFYLVRIGKYDINKLNSVLELNPDALALARYADQVRAAGKASSDMLGIPVLIKDNIATNDRMHTTGGMVALLDWDPAHDAHIVKRLRDAGAVILGKTNLSENANFFTSLDPNGFSNVGGQTRNPYGFYSVLGSSSGSGVAAAAEFATITVGTETQGSINAPSELNSVVGFKPSIGLVSRSHIIPLASSQDSAGPMARSVEDAAVELNVLADVDVNDPLYLEVKDKPSVDYSEYLKPSVYQNIKVGLYANGYVYGAESGSATWLADMKAALDSVGVSYEVVDIPPSNTNVPLLDLNCEFNFDFADMAEAENMPIKSVAELMAFNKAYPQRRAAWGQTDIVNSANTTKSRTTCLDYAEAKRKGWEKTVTSYFADHDFQVLASEVSMSNIYAAAGAPSASIPFGYETKDGSIKSIWHWYQPSVEGTPVSTYVMGERFDDGNVLAIAKAIETGRESIERRQHKKPDLAATIKMNQDAGVFDVHESQRAASATYIADN, via the coding sequence CCTATCCCGCCACTCAAAAGCCTGACCCATATCAGTTTATCTCTGATATAGAAGGTTGGACTGATATCAAAGCGGATCAGGCCACCCCAGATCAACACAAAAAGGATGGATTTGAGGCGACCTCAGAGCCGGCAGATTATTATGGGAAAGTGTATCGTAATTTTAAACAATTTGATGAGACGCTAGCAGGGTTTGATTACGATGCCTTTGCACCTTTGATCTTGGGGCACACTATTAATGAATTGCAGCAGGCGATGAAGGATGGACAACTTACCTCCGTTGACCTAACTAAATTTTATTTAGTACGCATTGGTAAGTATGACATCAACAAACTGAACTCAGTACTTGAGCTTAACCCAGACGCATTAGCTCTGGCTCGCTACGCAGATCAGGTTCGCGCAGCAGGCAAAGCATCTTCGGATATGCTGGGGATACCTGTTCTTATTAAAGACAACATTGCGACCAACGATAGAATGCATACCACCGGCGGAATGGTCGCGTTACTGGATTGGGATCCCGCCCATGACGCGCATATTGTTAAACGCTTACGTGATGCTGGTGCTGTTATTTTGGGTAAAACTAACTTGTCTGAGAACGCCAACTTCTTTACCAGTTTAGATCCCAACGGATTTAGTAATGTGGGTGGCCAAACACGTAATCCCTATGGATTTTATAGTGTGCTAGGGTCAAGCTCTGGTTCTGGTGTGGCCGCGGCAGCCGAGTTTGCAACGATTACCGTTGGTACTGAAACCCAAGGCTCTATTAATGCACCATCTGAACTCAACTCGGTTGTAGGGTTTAAACCTAGTATTGGTCTAGTGTCACGCTCACACATCATTCCTTTAGCCTCGTCGCAAGATAGTGCCGGCCCAATGGCAAGAAGCGTTGAAGATGCAGCCGTAGAGCTTAATGTGCTGGCTGATGTGGATGTAAATGACCCACTCTATTTAGAAGTGAAAGATAAGCCTAGCGTTGATTATTCGGAGTACTTAAAACCATCCGTCTATCAAAATATTAAAGTAGGTCTGTACGCTAATGGGTATGTATATGGGGCTGAGTCTGGATCAGCAACATGGCTGGCGGATATGAAAGCCGCTTTAGATAGTGTCGGCGTTAGCTATGAAGTGGTGGACATCCCCCCAAGCAACACCAATGTGCCATTGCTGGACTTAAACTGCGAGTTTAATTTTGATTTTGCGGATATGGCTGAGGCAGAAAACATGCCCATCAAATCTGTTGCCGAGTTGATGGCGTTTAATAAGGCCTACCCACAAAGAAGGGCGGCATGGGGTCAAACGGATATCGTTAATTCAGCGAATACCACCAAGTCACGTACTACCTGCCTAGACTATGCAGAAGCGAAGCGTAAAGGATGGGAGAAAACGGTAACCAGTTACTTTGCAGATCATGATTTTCAGGTGCTAGCCTCAGAGGTAAGCATGTCCAATATCTATGCTGCAGCGGGCGCTCCTTCCGCTTCAATTCCTTTTGGTTACGAAACTAAAGATGGTTCAATAAAGAGTATATGGCACTGGTATCAACCGAGCGTAGAAGGAACGCCGGTATCCACTTATGTTATGGGAGAGCGTTTTGATGATGGAAACGTATTAGCTATCGCCAAAGCCATTGAAACCGGTCGCGAATCTATCGAAAGGCGTCAGCATAAAAAACCAGACTTGGCAGCAACCATAAAAATGAACCAAGATGCTGGAGTGTTTGATGTTCATGAATCACAGCGAGCGGCGTCTGCAACCTATATCGCTGACAATTAA